A region of Natribaculum luteum DNA encodes the following proteins:
- a CDS encoding NAD(P)/FAD-dependent oxidoreductase has translation MTRVVIVGGGPAGLSAGLFTAKNGLETTVFDTDETWMHKAHLFNYLGIESEDGSQFMEDARDQVDEYGVDRRQDEQVAGVEGDGDGFRVTTDEDEYDADYVVFATGTNRDLAEDLGCETTDEGPIDVDIDMETSVDDAYAVGATARAEKWQAIISAGDGGAAALDILSKEKGERFHDFDVPADAE, from the coding sequence ATGACACGCGTAGTCATCGTGGGCGGTGGACCCGCCGGGCTCAGTGCCGGACTGTTCACCGCGAAAAACGGCCTCGAGACGACCGTCTTCGACACCGACGAGACGTGGATGCACAAGGCACACCTGTTCAACTACCTCGGCATCGAGAGCGAGGACGGGTCGCAGTTTATGGAAGACGCCCGCGACCAGGTCGACGAGTACGGCGTCGACCGTCGCCAGGACGAGCAGGTGGCGGGCGTCGAGGGAGACGGCGACGGGTTCCGGGTGACGACGGACGAGGACGAGTACGACGCGGACTACGTCGTCTTCGCGACGGGGACGAATCGCGACCTCGCCGAAGACCTGGGCTGTGAAACGACCGACGAGGGTCCGATCGACGTCGACATCGACATGGAGACGAGCGTCGACGACGCCTACGCAGTCGGCGCAACGGCACGGGCCGAGAAGTGGCAGGCGATCATCTCCGCGGGCGACGGCGGCGCGGCGGCGCTCGACATCCTGAGCAAGGAGAAAGGCGAACGGTTCCACGACTTCGACGTGCCCGCCGACGCCGAGTGA
- a CDS encoding PAS domain S-box protein: MNRGLETSTVSRSIRVLATGSSWLESTVDAVATDDVSIDVTTALSADATTEYDCVLTDDPDAAAVETMTPVVLVTDLDGSSDADRLLSDGVDDVLTRRDAADDALVRHRLRQVAQLSNARRKLDERESWYRTLIERSSTILMVLDEQRRREYVSPAVERITGYSQDELVGSRVDDVVQPDDLDAYVSAFETVLENGPGATASCEYTARYADGTPHVHEAILTNRLGDPVVDGIVVSVRNVTEHRRVERELSESFERVTDAFFALDAERRFTYVNERAESILEYEESELLGRGFLEMFPDAEGTELEQAAIDAIESQEPQTVEACYEPYETWIEARMYPSPSGLSVYFRDISERIEREQEVIERTERLEMLVENVPVILYALDSTGEFTLSEGRSLEHLGLEPGEVVGESVFDAYTDYPLVCEDARRALDGEPVHSRRTIEGRIFETWYRPIVRDGTLERVIGVGVDVTERVQYEQALGALQEATKNLLTVESKQAAYEYVVDTAADALGLEAVVVYRFDERENELVPAAYSTEFVKSIRSPPRLEPGESIAWETFVQGTSQVFDDIRESQTVYGGVKTARSGLFVPLGEHGVIAALSDEIGTYDEDTLDLARLLGATTEAALDRIGRTRRLHDRERELERQNARLEQLNRAGRIREDVEELLLRADTRAEIEQGVCERLVETNEWAFAWIGEPDPGGNRLVPRAAAGPGREYLEAVTVTAVDDDDAEPAGRAAKTRSLTTVDNVAESMRSGAWQAEALSRNLQSVVSVPLVYDDFLYGILSVYADSREGFDDAIESTLAELGETIGYTIDAVQRKNALMSDEVTEIELEITGDSPLGALSERLGAAVSLEGIVPRAEESAIIFVAVETALEADEVEDIEIFDDATVIDRGDEATLLRVRFTEPFLGSIVENHGGTLRKLTADEDGVRATIDVPRSVDVREVLTWINRRGCSVSLLARRERTDGENGTLHRPSRNTLLDELTDRQREVVQAAYHGGFFEWPRRSTGEELADSLEISPPAFHNHVRTVQRKIFSALFDQDRIASGG; the protein is encoded by the coding sequence ATGAATCGCGGTCTCGAGACGTCGACTGTCTCCCGATCGATTCGGGTACTCGCGACCGGATCGTCGTGGCTCGAGTCGACGGTCGACGCAGTGGCGACTGACGACGTCTCGATCGACGTGACGACGGCGCTCTCGGCCGACGCGACGACCGAGTACGACTGCGTTCTCACCGACGATCCGGACGCGGCGGCGGTCGAGACGATGACGCCGGTCGTCCTCGTCACCGACCTCGACGGCTCGAGCGACGCCGACAGGTTACTCTCGGACGGCGTTGACGACGTCCTGACACGTCGCGACGCCGCCGACGACGCGCTGGTTCGCCACCGATTACGGCAGGTAGCCCAGCTGTCGAACGCGCGCCGGAAACTCGACGAACGGGAGTCGTGGTACCGGACGCTGATCGAACGGTCGTCGACGATCCTGATGGTCCTCGACGAACAGCGCCGCCGGGAGTACGTCAGCCCGGCCGTCGAACGGATCACCGGCTACAGCCAGGACGAACTGGTCGGTAGTCGCGTCGACGACGTCGTCCAGCCCGACGATCTCGACGCGTACGTCTCGGCGTTCGAGACGGTCCTCGAGAACGGGCCGGGCGCGACGGCGTCCTGTGAGTATACGGCCCGGTACGCTGACGGAACTCCACACGTCCACGAAGCGATCCTCACGAACCGGCTCGGGGATCCGGTCGTCGACGGAATCGTCGTCTCGGTCCGGAACGTCACTGAACATCGACGCGTCGAACGCGAACTCAGCGAGTCGTTCGAACGGGTCACAGACGCCTTCTTCGCCCTCGACGCCGAGAGACGATTTACGTACGTCAACGAACGCGCGGAGTCGATCCTCGAGTACGAGGAGTCGGAACTGCTCGGTCGTGGCTTCCTCGAGATGTTCCCCGACGCCGAAGGAACAGAACTCGAGCAGGCGGCTATCGACGCCATCGAGTCCCAGGAGCCCCAGACTGTCGAAGCCTGTTACGAACCGTACGAAACCTGGATCGAGGCGCGGATGTATCCCTCGCCGTCGGGACTCTCGGTCTACTTCAGGGACATCTCCGAACGGATCGAACGCGAACAGGAGGTCATCGAACGAACGGAACGGCTCGAAATGCTCGTCGAGAACGTTCCAGTCATCCTGTACGCGCTCGATTCGACCGGCGAGTTTACGCTCTCGGAGGGGCGCAGTCTCGAGCACCTCGGCCTCGAACCGGGCGAAGTCGTCGGCGAGTCGGTGTTCGACGCCTACACGGACTACCCGCTGGTCTGTGAGGACGCCAGACGGGCGCTCGACGGGGAACCGGTCCACTCCCGTCGCACCATCGAGGGCCGAATCTTCGAGACCTGGTACCGGCCCATCGTCCGCGACGGGACCCTCGAGCGCGTCATTGGTGTCGGCGTCGACGTGACCGAACGCGTCCAGTACGAGCAGGCACTCGGCGCGTTACAGGAGGCGACGAAGAACCTGCTGACCGTCGAGTCGAAGCAGGCCGCCTACGAGTACGTCGTCGACACTGCAGCCGATGCGCTCGGACTCGAGGCTGTCGTCGTCTACCGGTTCGACGAGCGAGAGAACGAACTCGTCCCGGCAGCCTACTCGACGGAGTTCGTCAAATCGATTCGATCGCCGCCTCGCCTCGAACCGGGCGAGAGCATCGCGTGGGAGACGTTCGTCCAGGGGACGTCGCAGGTATTCGACGACATCAGAGAGTCACAGACGGTCTACGGCGGCGTCAAGACCGCTCGCAGCGGGCTCTTCGTCCCTCTCGGCGAGCACGGCGTCATCGCCGCGCTCTCGGACGAAATCGGAACGTACGACGAGGACACGCTCGATCTCGCTCGGTTACTCGGCGCGACAACCGAGGCTGCACTCGACCGCATCGGACGCACCAGACGCCTTCACGATCGCGAACGCGAACTCGAGCGCCAGAACGCCCGCCTCGAGCAACTGAACCGTGCGGGACGGATCAGAGAAGACGTCGAGGAGCTGCTGCTCCGTGCCGACACCAGAGCAGAGATCGAACAGGGTGTATGCGAGCGACTCGTCGAGACCAACGAGTGGGCGTTCGCCTGGATCGGCGAGCCGGATCCCGGTGGCAACCGCCTCGTGCCGCGAGCGGCGGCCGGACCGGGACGCGAGTACCTCGAGGCCGTCACGGTGACGGCCGTCGACGACGACGACGCCGAACCGGCGGGGCGGGCTGCGAAGACGCGCTCGTTGACGACCGTCGACAACGTCGCCGAGTCGATGCGAAGCGGTGCCTGGCAGGCCGAAGCGCTATCGCGAAACCTCCAGTCCGTCGTCTCGGTTCCGCTCGTCTACGACGACTTCCTCTACGGTATCCTCTCGGTGTACGCCGACAGCCGCGAGGGCTTCGACGACGCGATCGAGTCGACGCTCGCCGAACTCGGGGAGACCATCGGCTACACGATCGACGCCGTCCAGCGAAAGAACGCGCTGATGAGCGACGAGGTGACCGAGATCGAACTCGAGATCACGGGCGACTCGCCGCTTGGGGCGCTGTCGGAGCGACTCGGTGCCGCCGTCTCCCTCGAGGGCATCGTTCCACGAGCCGAGGAGTCGGCAATCATTTTCGTGGCGGTCGAGACGGCCCTCGAGGCGGACGAAGTCGAAGATATCGAGATCTTCGACGACGCGACGGTCATCGATCGAGGGGACGAGGCGACGTTACTCCGCGTCCGGTTTACGGAACCGTTCCTGGGATCGATCGTCGAGAATCACGGCGGGACGTTACGGAAACTCACGGCCGACGAAGACGGCGTCCGTGCGACGATCGACGTCCCCCGGTCGGTCGACGTTCGCGAGGTTCTCACATGGATCAACCGCCGTGGCTGTTCCGTCTCCCTGCTCGCCCGACGCGAGCGAACCGATGGCGAGAACGGCACGTTACATCGCCCCAGCCGAAACACGCTGCTGGACGAACTGACCGACCGCCAGCGCGAGGTCGTCCAGGCTGCCTACCACGGCGGATTCTTCGAGTGGCCCCGGCGAAGTACGGGCGAAGAACTCGCAGACTCACTCGAGATTTCCCCGCCGGCATTTCACAACCACGTCCGGACTGTTCAGCGAAAAATCTTCTCGGCGCTGTTCGACCAGGACCGGATCGCTAGCGGAGGTTAA
- a CDS encoding EamA family transporter: protein MDDDSVGVALVLASAVGFGTLGVLGKLAADAGLSIPTVLAFRFALATVILWPLLWFRGRFQLLTGRTLAVAAGLGGLGYATMSGLYFLGLEYMTAGLAAIVLYTYPAIVVCFVAVANPTRVTKTVLVALALSIGGVALITGADPAGVDPRGVAVVLGAALAYATYIVTSQRALTLTAFVLPAAAVSFFGFGLGTNTLTVPAGPTAWSVVVALAVLATVVPVLAFFAGLSRIGASRASIVSTAEPAVTVGLGAVVLGEPISTVTVVGGALVVTGVVLVQRDGS from the coding sequence ATGGACGACGACTCGGTCGGCGTCGCCCTCGTGCTCGCGTCGGCGGTCGGCTTCGGGACGCTCGGCGTGCTCGGCAAACTCGCCGCCGACGCGGGGCTCTCGATCCCGACGGTACTCGCGTTTCGCTTCGCGCTGGCGACGGTGATCCTCTGGCCGCTGCTGTGGTTCCGGGGCAGATTCCAGTTACTCACCGGACGGACGCTCGCTGTCGCCGCCGGACTCGGCGGACTCGGTTACGCGACGATGAGCGGGCTGTACTTTCTCGGACTCGAGTACATGACGGCCGGGCTGGCCGCGATCGTTCTCTATACGTATCCGGCCATCGTCGTCTGTTTCGTCGCGGTCGCGAACCCGACCCGGGTGACAAAGACCGTCCTGGTCGCGCTGGCGCTCTCGATCGGCGGGGTCGCGCTCATCACCGGCGCAGACCCGGCCGGCGTCGACCCGCGGGGCGTCGCCGTCGTTCTCGGCGCGGCGCTCGCGTACGCCACCTACATCGTCACGAGTCAGCGCGCGCTCACGTTGACGGCGTTCGTCCTGCCCGCGGCGGCAGTGAGCTTTTTCGGGTTCGGTCTCGGAACGAACACACTCACGGTGCCGGCCGGACCGACAGCGTGGAGCGTCGTCGTCGCGCTCGCCGTACTCGCGACGGTCGTCCCCGTCCTGGCCTTTTTCGCCGGCCTCTCGCGGATCGGCGCGAGTCGGGCGAGCATCGTCAGCACCGCCGAACCGGCCGTCACGGTCGGACTCGGTGCGGTCGTTCTGGGAGAACCGATTTCGACGGTGACGGTCGTCGGCGGGGCGCTCGTCGTCACTGGCGTCGTCCTCGTCCAGCGCGACGGGTCGTGA
- a CDS encoding HalOD1 output domain-containing protein, whose protein sequence is MTEMTTGSSRPSTDERYTVQYDRLDDEPLSVAIADAVAAFSGTDVTELEPLHYAINADALERLFEPRANGLRTGGSVTFEYNDCLVTVTADGEITVESSR, encoded by the coding sequence ATGACTGAGATGACGACAGGATCATCGCGGCCGTCGACGGACGAACGATACACTGTACAGTACGATCGGCTCGACGACGAACCGTTGAGCGTCGCTATCGCCGATGCAGTCGCCGCTTTCTCCGGTACAGACGTGACCGAACTCGAACCGCTTCACTACGCGATCAACGCCGACGCGCTCGAGCGGCTTTTCGAACCGCGAGCGAACGGACTCCGAACTGGGGGATCGGTAACGTTCGAGTACAACGACTGCCTCGTAACGGTCACTGCCGACGGCGAGATTACCGTCGAATCGTCTCGCTAG
- a CDS encoding nitrous oxide reductase accessory protein NosL — MSSEMETLVDRRRVLGAIGASAAIGVAGCLGGGEDDENGENGDDGDDGDNGDDGDAEQTFEPTEFPDDEECAVCNMIAAEYPDWNAQLVHENEDRAYFCTSGCMSTYYAVPDEFDAPDSEIAGVWATDFETRELVDGTEAYYVLETDPDRIDDPMMRNPAPFTDRDDAVAYVDEYDDLTEDDIVRLEDFDRDTAEMYRGRFLEDDGNDEDEA, encoded by the coding sequence ATGTCATCTGAGATGGAGACTCTAGTCGATAGACGGCGGGTACTTGGTGCGATCGGTGCCAGTGCAGCCATCGGCGTCGCCGGCTGTCTCGGCGGCGGGGAAGACGACGAGAACGGTGAGAACGGTGACGACGGCGACGACGGAGACAATGGCGACGACGGCGACGCCGAACAGACCTTCGAGCCGACGGAGTTTCCCGACGACGAGGAGTGTGCGGTCTGTAACATGATCGCCGCGGAGTATCCGGACTGGAACGCACAGCTCGTCCACGAGAACGAAGACCGGGCGTACTTCTGTACGTCCGGCTGTATGTCCACGTACTACGCCGTTCCCGACGAGTTCGACGCCCCGGACTCGGAGATCGCCGGCGTCTGGGCGACCGACTTCGAGACGAGAGAACTCGTCGACGGCACCGAGGCGTACTACGTCCTCGAGACCGATCCGGACCGGATCGACGATCCGATGATGCGAAATCCCGCACCGTTCACCGACCGCGACGACGCGGTCGCGTACGTCGACGAGTACGACGACCTCACCGAAGACGACATCGTACGGCTCGAGGACTTCGACCGCGACACCGCCGAGATGTACAGAGGGCGGTTCCTCGAGGACGACGGGAACGACGAAGACGAGGCCTAG